In the Drosophila virilis strain 15010-1051.87 chromosome 4, Dvir_AGI_RSII-ME, whole genome shotgun sequence genome, gtTTAGCACGCAATTTATACGGTTATTATTGCTATTTATACAATAATCGATTTGGAATACATTTAACAAATAACTTGAATACTAATCCAGACAGGTTTTTATAGAAAAGGTGCGTAGTTAAAATATAATGCCCAATAATCATCTGGCtcatttaattcaaaataaaataataaatatatgtataaaagttttcattaaatgcaattaaatccgaatttaattaactataGCCTAgaatttttatgttgttgttcccACATTTTTAGAGCTACTTCAAAATTGAACAGATTTGACTTTTTATTCCCAAATCTACAACCGAATTTATAGaattaacaaaagaaaaaatgttccAATATCTGCATATAACTATACTTGATTTTTTTCTCAAGATTTGGCTCTTTTCTATTTTAGACTCTCTCTGAGAACTTTTTGAGAAATTTCAGAATTTCACTCTTATAAGATAACTACAAATCCTATCTTTAGTTACTAAgttgaattgttttcaaaatttattacTTTTGCCTACTTTAACTACAGAGAAGGGAGGGGGAGCGACAGAAGGACGGGTTGTTATAAAACTTTTGGATCAGACAGACGCGACCTTGTGCTAAATGGAAGCTGTGGAGAAACTTCTCAAACCGACGCCCAGCATTTCAGtacataatatacaaataaacgatatatatacatatataagaaaaGGCTTATCGGAGGATGTGACTATCAGAAATTCATTTCCGTTAAGAAAATATGCtggaatacaaatacaatggaattacaacaataacaataggagttcaaatttgaatgctgATTTCGCTCTCAGTCTAATGGGAAACATGGGGCTGCGTTTTAGTATATGAACGGAATTCGAGGCAAAAGTAtctggttaaataaaaaacagtcCACGCGTAGCAAGCGCCAGTGGCTGTCAAACTGTGAGAAgcgataatgatgatgataataataaatgtgcTGATCGTGCTGCTGCTAGTGAGTGACCTGAACAATTTTATGATATAATCAATAAGTGAGACTCTGCATATAATAGCGCTGCCAACCACAGTCAGCCTTGCCACAGTTCGACCAGCAGCCGGAGGCACCTGTGGAACTGGACGTGCTCAGCTGCCCGTTGAGCTGTGTCTGTCAATATGCCGCATTCAATGAGCTGCCCATAGCACGCTGGGTGAACTACATGACCAGCGCGGAGGAAGGACCTGATGACACCGATTTCCCATTGACTACCCACATCAAACTGGCCACTTGCCTGCTACAGGAAGCCAGTGAGACGCTGGCCTTGCTCAGCGCTTTGCCCATTGATTTGCAGGCTTTAGTCCTTCTACATACGGGCAGCCCGGATAACCAATTGACAGGTGGGTTCGGGCTTTTGCAAAACTAGGCATTTAACTATACAATTTTAACAGGATAAGAGTCCCTTACGCGAttgattaaaacaaaattgaacaaagaGTCAAAATGTATGCAGCCATTCTTTGGGGTTAAGGAGTTAATAAATCGAGTTTTTTAGGTATAAAAAAGGTCTTACGACTTTTAAGCTTACAGTAGAGATTTTcgatttaaaatgaatttatagggtatttaaaATCCTAAGTAAAGTTAAGTTGTGTTAGACATAATATATGATGCtgcttttaaagcttttcaTCTTCCAagtattaaacaaaattaacagAAATCCAAACAAAAGCTGGTAAACCAGGTTTTAATACAGTGTCCCAAAAGgagatttgtttttcaatatcaTCGCGAAAGCAAATACTAACACAGTATTGTTTACGATTGCAGTGAATACGAGCAGTCTGCGTTTTCTCAATCAGTTGAACACACTGGAAATACGCGGCACGGGCGCCACAACGTTGATTATCGATGAGccgctggagctgctgcagcatgcgAATTTCGAGCAGATCCGCTTGCAGGCAAGCGAACGCCTACAACGGCCGAAGCACTCAAAGCTGCCCAGCGATGATTACGAATACAAGCCGCCCAGCGATGTGGCCGGCAATGAGGCGACGCCCAAGTATCAGTTGCAATTCGAGGCAGATGCCACCGTTGAAATTATGAGCTATGAACAGCATGTCGAACGATTGAAACAGACGCGTATGCCCAGCTTTTGGGGCTGGAATCTATTGGAAGTGTTGCGTATACACAATTGTCAGCTAAACGAGCTACACTGGCAGATGTTCGATGGATTGCCACAATTGCATCATCTGAATCTCGAACGCAATGGCATTGAGGAGGTGCAACCATTTGCCTTTAGCGGTGCTCCACACCTGAAGAGTCTATCGCTGGCGCACAATGCGGTGTCGCGTTTATATTATTTGGGTCTTGCCGGTTTGCTGGAGCTGGAGACGCTCAATCTGGCCGATAATCATTTGGAGCGCCTAAGTGAGTTAAGTTTTCCGCCCTTGCCACGCTTACAAAGGGCGGACTTGAGACAGAatcccataaagtacatattaCCGGCCACGTTTTGGGTGATGAACGACACACTTGAACTGCAGCTGGGAAGTGAACTGGCAGCCCTGAAGCTGCACAGTTGGAACAGCTACGGACAGTTCGATTCGCTGCACAAGCTGCGCAAGCTGAGTCTGGCCAATGTGACCACGCCCAGTTTGGAGCAAGGTGTCTTTAAGGTTTGTTGATGTTCATTAGTTTTCATACTCATACAGAAATTGATAAAACATATCTTCGACAGTCACAAGCTCTCATAATCCAATAGTTGCTGTCCGAATGTGCTCTAGTTTTAAGAACAACAATTATTTGTTGAGATCAGTTTCTTGAAAGGTCACGAATGCAATATCTTTTGATTTCGTTCCTTTAGGGTCTTCAAGCCTTGGAGCAGCTGACACTACGCGGCCGCATTGGTAGCGTGCAGTTTGATGCATTCGCTGGCATGGAGCAGCTACGTGAGCTGGACATGAGCCATTGTGGCATTGCCGAGCTGTCCATGGATGCGTTGCTGGGCGTCAAGCGCCTGGAGCTGCTCAATTTGGCGCACAACAATTTGACACATGTGCCGAATGGTCTGCTCGAtgatcagcagcaactggTTGTGGTGCAGCTGCAGGGCAATCAGCTGCGCACGCTGCCCACCAGTTTTTTTCAACAGCCACGCCTGCGCGTCGTACGCCTCGACCAGAATCCCTGGCAGTGTAATTGCGATATGAGCAATTGGCTGCCACGGCTGACAAATGTGGTGCGTGGCCCCAGCGTGGAGCGCTGCGTGCGCGACATCAATGGAAAGCCCATTCTGTGCAGGCATGTGGTCAGCTACAAGATGGACAAGAATCTGGTGCCGCGTTGCGCTAACTTTAATGGACGCAGCGTTTACTATGTGCTGCGCAGGCAGCTTCACTGCGGAGCGCCACTTATTCTGACTCCCTCAAGATCAGGCAACACACGGGGCCTGCCCCATTGGCTCAAGCTGGAGCTGCAGCAAcatcgacagcagcagcagcagcaacagaaagtGGGCAGCTCCAACAAGAAGCAATCGCTCAAACGACAACGAAAAGGTCATTTGTCGCAACGCAACCGTTTGGATTATATATTTAGGCAAAAGCATCAGCAGCGGAATGAGGAATTCTCGCAAGAAACGGAAGACAAGCAAATGTCCAATGAGATTTAACAATAAGCACACTCGCACTTAGTTTAGCCTTAAACAGCATATAACTATTAACATGAATGTTTACTATCACAAACCTAACtagaattaataaaataaatgattaagTACACATAGACTGCAACTAAACTAACGAATGCATTCACAGCTCAGCTTCTGGACtattgaaacaaaaataataatataatcgacaaaattttaattatagatTTATGAGCATGAAAAAACATCGAAGTATgtcgattttttttcttggcaaATCGGAGCTGTTAAAATGGCTTGTGGCTAGTTCACATAGAAATagacaaacggacatggctatgtCAACTGGGATGTTGTTGCTAatctttaatatatgtatatagtttatggggtcggagatgtcttcttctagGCATCACATGAATAAATCATAATATCTATAAAAATGCTTGGAAGACATTCAACAGGTgtactatataatatttagaTGTGAGCCATCAAATTTAGCCTATAACATAAAGACAGATAGCTACATTGACTTCAGTATGCACATAAACTTTTTGTCCCTAGCACTACATGTTTCGTGACAAAGGTTGTTCAAGGTTAAGGCTTTATATGATCCGCACAACTTATAAGATACGCGGTCAATcgtaattcaaattaaaaattgactTACCCCTGAGCATCGTTGCACAGCTGCCTTTGAAAACACTACGCAGACCACCCTCCTTATATAGCTTGACAGCGCAATCGATCATTCCagtgtattttttttcgcCGCCAGGGCCAATGCCCTGTGTTTGCAGGAGCACCTTGATGCGCTCGCCGGGCGCCATGATGAACGTGGAGAACAGGCCGGAGAACGAGCCGGCAACAAAGATTTGCGGATACGTGAGCTTAGCTTCCTCACCGCGCTGTTGCAGCCTCTTTCCCAGTGCATAGCCGGCAAAGCACATGGCGAATATGGGCGCCACCCCCGTCAGTGGTGCGGACATACCCTTGTACAGACCGCGAACGCCTTCATTCCGTATGGTCTTGGCTGCGCAATCGAAGGTGCCGCGATACAAGGGCTGCTCCCCAGGTGCTGGCCGTGGCATTGTCTGTAAACGAACCTGTGTAGAAAAGTGAACATGTTAGTTTGGTGGTAAGCCATATCACAGAGAACTCACCTTAATAGTGTCAAGAGGATGCCCGGAGAGAACATTGCAAATGCCGCCAAAACCTCCAGTGATAAAAGATTTAAGCGGATTCGCCTTGCGCTCTGTGGGCGTATTCTGAACATTTTCAACAACTGCCATAGTAGACGAATTTGTGGGACTGTGAAAAAGAATAGTAAAGTTAAATTAAAGTCATAAGTGTATATCTAATCTATATAAAGATCGCAAAATACGCGGACTCGATTATTGATCCGGACCCATTCTTCTCGTTTGTAAGGGCTCAAACTCCACAGCAAATTTTCAGGTCCCCGataacttatttaaatataaacatttatttatatagtacACTATAATATAGATTGTCATATATAAGCATCTTTGTAACTATATTTCCCTCATCATCTATGTGCTACGGAAATATTTCGTAAGCCCATAACTAGAATTTGTACTCTGCCCCCAATCAGTGCTTAATCTAGTGGTCATTGTACTTTAACTGATAAGGATTAGAGCAAATATAGTTTGTTAGGCCAATTAATGAAGGACTACAATAATGAGTAAAACATTAAAACCCTCTCACCTGATGAGCAAAACTTATAAACAAGCCGAAAAATATCGTTGTCGTGGCGGCGGAGCAGGTAGCGGTAACGGCAGTGAGTGCGAGAGAGTCGGTCTCTGTGAACCTGTTGCGGGCAGCAGTGCGAGGCTAATTTGGTTTCACGAAAGATTTCTGTGAATTGTGTATGGACAATGTTATCAACGAGACACGAACGAGACATTTTATAATAGTATGGGTGATGGTTACGTACGTAACTAggaaaacttaattttatttaaatttgctgcATGCCGGCACTGCTCGGTCTAAAGTCCGCTATCGTTCGCCGACTTGATCACAGTCACATgaatttttgcattaacattgGCGAACGAAGGAATTAGCGACGATTTGTGtgtattactttttttttatttaattttgtcttCTGAAGTCTTATCCAAATATCGATGctgtgttattttgttttctataatTAAAGCTTCAATCTAGAGATGAGCGCAAGCATCACAGCACGACCAAATTCATATCCATAAGCACGCAcgttgtttatttatgctacACACTCTTCAACTATATGTgtttttgaattaatttaataatattttggtTAACTGTGTATACATAGTGCTTTCAATAtattccacttggtttaatttcataaatattgtaTCCAGGTGAACATAATTTGGAGCACGAAGTTCAAGTCACACGTGAAAAACACGACCTAGTTTCATCTCGAGTTCAATGCGACAAGTGCTGCCAACCTGTTCatatgtaataaaatatgtacagCTGATGGCTTTTGCCATTAATATTCTGGCTcgtaaatttgaaaaattaaaaataatttataagatAAGATGTTAACTTATGCGACCATAAGCTGTAATTATATATACCTATACCATAGATTAGCAAAAGCTACAGACACAAAGGACTCTCGATTCACACGAGATCTGTGTGTAAAAACATCATCTATAATACAATTGTACATACATTTATCAATACAAGAAAACTTATTTAGGTTGTTGTTAACAaataataactaataaatttGGTTACTTTTAATTGATCAATAATTTAAAGTTTGCATTTATAAGCAGttcgaaattgaaatttaccGCTTATTGCGATATTGCCCAACACTGAATCCAAGTATTTCTTATGCGAACTTGCAGTGCATCGTACAAAATTAAATCTGTACGCGTGCGATGTGAATGACTACACTCTCTGAGAGCAAAATTTAACTATCGATAAGTATTGAAAACAGCTGTATCACTAATGGTTCTGTTATTTACTAGTTCCAAACGACGATTGATTTGCTGTTAGCAGCGTTTCATTAAACGATGTATGAATTTAGGACCATTTACGGCTTCACTCAATGCTTGAGTTCCGtatgttatattatatatatacataattattttttattttccaaaaaataattattgcggcttgttatcgataacagtgAAGCAACTGTTAAGTTAACAGACGTACAACAATCTTCGTTTGATgcacgaagaagaagaagaagcgaaGTCGtggaatacatacataaattctGCGGCTGCTGGGCCTATcgtgattttttttaatagtttttttttaaagggtAGACAATAAGCGTATGGAAAACGGAGTGGAAAATGGCTTATTGCCCGATAGCGACCAACTAGGAGCGCGTGAAAATCAAATGGGCAGCAGCACAGACGGTGAGGGCGAAGGCGAGGGCGATACGACGCCTCAGccgcaacaaacaacaaatgacGATGTAAGTGACGGCGAAGTGGATGGGGAGCGCGATTTGTCTGTGTCGGATGCGGCTGAGGCAGAGGCCGAAGCAGAAGCGGACGCAGAGATAGCCCCAGCTGAAAACGTACCACCGTGTAGAATTTCCATTTTGGAGGACAGTCTGTGCGAAAAAGACGTTGATAGCGATGTGCCCGATGACGAGAATGATGATGAGGTGCGTGCCGTGAACTTTTCCTTTTTAGCCACACAATATTTTGTTGGAATcgctttaaatatatgtttttgggaACAGGCCAAAGAGAACTACGAGGGATTCAACGGCACTGGACGCACAGTTACATTACAAACGCTAATGGCCGCCAATGTCCTGCAGCCCGGAAAATCGCTGATGACTATTGATTATCTTGGGCAAAAATTTGTGGGCGATTTACTGGCGGATGGTAAAATAAAATCACAAGAGACTGAAACCATATTTCTAACACCAAGTGCGTGGGCCATGCACTGTAAGCGTATCATAAACCCCGAAAAGAAAAGTGGTTGCGGTTGGGCATCCGTCAAGTATAAAGGAAAGAAACTTGATGCCTATAAAAATACCTATTTGCGAAAGTGTGCTTTGCAAAAGGAGTCGACACCTGAAGACGGTGATCCAGGTAACAAATATTAGGCAGTAATTTGCTAATTAAGTAATCTCGCTACTTAAAATGTAGCATGTATTTTAAAGTACTTAATGAGAGTAGTCTAAGCTGGTAAATACAGGGAAAGGTCAATCAACGGACAAAGCCCTTTGAAATTGTTATGTTCTGTTTTTTTCTGTAAATAGCGTTCTTGTTACTGATAAAAATGcctaaatttgttttctttttttaatagatGCAGAACGCAAGACCGATTCGCCAGATCTTGTTATAAAACGGGCAGTATTTCCGCACAATACTGTAGCCAATCGCAATATAATTCAGTAAGTTTTCAAATAGTTTTTAGTAAAATATGATCGATTAATGTGGTTATTACAGTGATGCCAATATGCTGATTGAGGCCGTTCCATTCACATCGGTTGGCAAATTACAACCATTTTTGTTAAGCATCACCTCCTCCGCTCTGTTGTTGGCCGACTTTCACTGCCATTTGACGGTGCGTGAGGTTTGCGGCTATCTGGGTGGCACCTGGGACATGAACACGCACAGTGAGTCCGGCCTTAAGAACTGATCATGTTTGTCTGTTGGCATGTTCaactgtttttcatttttgcagcATTGACAATTAAGAAATCATATCCATGTCGTAATACACGCTTTGATCGCCAACGTGCCGGGGAAGTAGAGCGTGATATACAGAAGATGATGATACAAGATCAAGTATTGCTCGTTGGCTGGTATCACTCGCATCCCAAGTTTCAAGCTGAACCCACTTTACGCGATTGCGACGCACAGCTCGACTATCAAATACGCATGCGTGGCGTTAGTGATCTCACGTATACGCCATGTGtttcattaattatttgtaAGTGTGCTAAATTTGATGTAAAACCCATAGTAAAATTGATCTGCTTATATTTTAGCACCCTACTATGAAGAGAATCCTACTTTGGAATCGGTGGTCAAGTGTATATGGATAGTGCCaccaaatgaaaataaacagtCCATGGAATATGGACGACCGATGCTAATGCAATATTCTGTGCTGCCAGATAAAGAGATACCAGAGGAGGTGCGCACTGAAATACAGTCCTGCGTCGATTACTATACACAGTTTCGCGGCGAGATTGTCAAATTTCGAAATATTTACAACAATGATGTAACCTACAACGAGAAATTAAAGAACACGCTCTATCCGAAGTTTCCATCCAAGCAAAATGATAAGGCGTTATGGAATTGGTTATGTGCCGTCTTGGACTGTGAGCAGGAGGATGATTTTATACCACCGAAAACCATTAAAATTATTGACAATGATAAAGAGGACGTAGTAGTAAAAACGGAGACACAGCCGCAAGCCGAATCagttaatgaaataaaactgGAACAACAACCCAAGGAGGAGCCTTTGGGCGAGAGTATTCAATTGAATGCTGTTGATGATGTGGCACGCAAAGCTGAGGAGGAAACCTCCTTGCAAGCCGAACAAAAAGCCAGTGAACTGAAAGTAATGTCGCTGCAGGAGCAGCTTTGCATGCCCTCGGGACTTAATATGAATCCAGTGCGGATGTTGTCACCGTTGGCCACGCCAAATCCTACGAATCACACGCCAGCTGCTGTGCCAACTGCCGTGGCGCCATCCATGCCGCTGAATGCACCAGTAAGTCAACTACTTCCGCCACAGACGCCGGCTACAAACAGTGGACTTGGCG is a window encoding:
- the LOC6629245 gene encoding insulin-like growth factor-binding protein complex acid labile subunit, which encodes MMMIIINVLIVLLLRCQPQSALPQFDQQPEAPVELDVLSCPLSCVCQYAAFNELPIARWVNYMTSAEEGPDDTDFPLTTHIKLATCLLQEASETLALLSALPIDLQALVLLHTGSPDNQLTVNTSSLRFLNQLNTLEIRGTGATTLIIDEPLELLQHANFEQIRLQASERLQRPKHSKLPSDDYEYKPPSDVAGNEATPKYQLQFEADATVEIMSYEQHVERLKQTRMPSFWGWNLLEVLRIHNCQLNELHWQMFDGLPQLHHLNLERNGIEEVQPFAFSGAPHLKSLSLAHNAVSRLYYLGLAGLLELETLNLADNHLERLSELSFPPLPRLQRADLRQNPIKYILPATFWVMNDTLELQLGSELAALKLHSWNSYGQFDSLHKLRKLSLANVTTPSLEQGVFKGLQALEQLTLRGRIGSVQFDAFAGMEQLRELDMSHCGIAELSMDALLGVKRLELLNLAHNNLTHVPNGLLDDQQQLVVVQLQGNQLRTLPTSFFQQPRLRVVRLDQNPWQCNCDMSNWLPRLTNVVRGPSVERCVRDINGKPILCRHVVSYKMDKNLVPRCANFNGRSVYYVLRRQLHCGAPLILTPSRSGNTRGLPHWLKLELQQHRQQQQQQQKVGSSNKKQSLKRQRKGHLSQRNRLDYIFRQKHQQRNEEFSQETEDKQMSNEI
- the colt gene encoding congested-like trachea protein isoform X2; translated protein: MAVVENVQNTPTERKANPLKSFITGGFGGICNVLSGHPLDTIKVRLQTMPRPAPGEQPLYRGTFDCAAKTIRNEGVRGLYKGMSAPLTGVAPIFAMCFAGYALGKRLQQRGEEAKLTYPQIFVAGSFSGLFSTFIMAPGERIKVLLQTQGIGPGGEKKYTGMIDCAVKLYKEGGLRSVFKGSCATMLRDMPANGLYFLSYEILTDQYKRRFDRPNVDLMPAILAGGLAGIFYWIGGMPADVLKNRLQSAPEGKFNGIRDVFKDLLKNDGLSALYRGFTPVILRAFPANAATFFGIEIANAFLRQVAPDF
- the colt gene encoding congested-like trachea protein isoform X1, with product MAVVENVQNTPTERKANPLKSFITGGFGGICNVLSGHPLDTIKVRLQTMPRPAPGEQPLYRGTFDCAAKTIRNEGVRGLYKGMSAPLTGVAPIFAMCFAGYALGKRLQQRGEEAKLTYPQIFVAGSFSGLFSTFIMAPGERIKVLLQTQGIGPGGEKKYTGMIDCAVKLYKEGGLRSVFKGSCATMLRDLPANGLYFLVYEYIQDVAKANSKTGEINTASTIFAGGAAGMAYWLLGMPADVLKSRLQSAPEGTYKHGVRSVFKDLIVKDGPLALYRGVTPIMIRAFPANAACFFGIELANKFFNLVAPSF
- the colt gene encoding congested-like trachea protein isoform X3, yielding MAVVENVQNTPTERKANPLKSFITGGFGGICNVLSGHPLDTIKVRLQTMPRPAPGEQPLYRGTFDCAAKTIRNEGVRGLYKGMSAPLTGVAPIFAMCFAGYALGKRLQQRGEEAKLTYPQIFVAGSFSGLFSTFIMAPGERIKVLLQTQGIGPGGEKKYTGMIDCAVKLYKEGGLRSVFKGSCATMLRVRSHCSLFMFSVHCVYVCNQYVI